ACGCTGGGGTCGATTATATCGCACGAGATTGGCGACCATGTGGCCGAGTTGCCCAGTTTCGTGCGGATCGGTGGTGGTCGGTTTGGCGATAGCGCCGGGCTTCTGGGTGTCGATTACGATCCGTTTGTGATGCAATCGGCTGGCCGCTTGCCAGACAACACAGCGCTGCCGACTTCGTCGGTTCGCTATCAACGGCGGCTGAACTTGCTCGGCAAACTCGAACAGGATTTCGCTACCAAAGGTGGCCAGCAAGAAGTGGCCGATCACCAAAAAGTCTACGATCGTGCGGCCAAGATGATCCTCAGCCCGCAGATGAAAGCCTTCGATCTGGATAAAGAATCGAGTGCCACGCGCAAGTTGTATGGCGAGTCGGAATTCGGCAAGGGCTGTCTGCTCGCACGGCGCTTGGTGCAGGCGGGTGTTACATTCATCGAAGTCTCGCTGGGCAATTGGGATACACACTTCGACAACTTCGAAAAAACGACGAGCCTCTGCAATCAACTCGATCAGCCCTTTGCCGCGTTGATTCAAGACCTCAAGCAGCAGGGCATGCTCGACAATACGTTGGTCCTCTGGATGGGTGAGTTTGGCCGCACGCCGCGGATCAATCCGCGTTCGGGGCGCGATCATTTTCCCAAGGCCTTCAACATGGCCCTGGCCGGCGGCGGTGTGCAAGGCGGGCAAGTAATTGGCCGGACGAATGACTCGGGCGATTCGGTCACCGATCGACCAGTCAACGTGAACGACATGCTCCGCACGGTGTGCACTGGCCTGGGTGTGAATCCCGATAAAGAAAACATGAGCAATATTGGCCGCCCGATCAAAATTGTCGACGGCGGCAAACACGTGCCGGGAATTTTTGCCTAACGTCAAGCGAGTTGGTTCGTTGCTCGCAGATCAGCACTTCATGCTTTCTTCATGCGTGAGCCCCTTCTCGTTGCGAGAGGTCGCTGGCACAATGCGTGCATGACTAGCGTTAGTATTTGGCGATTGTGTCTGGCCGAGGCGATTGGAACGTTCGTGCTGGTGTTTGCAGGCACGGGCGCGATCGTCGTGAACGATGTCTCGGCCGGCAGCATCACGCATGTCGGCATCGCGCTGACTTTCGGCCTGGTCGTGATGGCGATGATCTACGCCCTGGGCGATATTTCAGGCTGTCACATCAATCCGGCGGCGACGCTGGCCTTCTGGGCCGCGCGGCGCTTCCCGGGCAAACTTGTCGCCCCGTTCATGGCGAGCCAAATTGTGGGTGCGCTTCTCGCCAGCCTGCTGCTGCGAACATTGTTCGAGCATCCCACGCTCGGTGCCACGCTGCCGGCGGGCAGTGCCTGGCAGTCGTTTGTCTTGGAAGTCGTGATAACGACCGTGCTGATGTTTGTGGCCTTAAGCGTTTCGACCGGGGCGAAAGAAAAGGGAATTATGGCCGGCGCGGCGATTGGCGCTGTCGTGGCCCTGGGAGCCATGGTCGCCGGGCCCATTTGCGGCGCGTCGATGAATCCTGCGCGGTCGTTAGCACCAGCGATTGTGTCGGGTAACCTCGCGGACTTGTGGATTTATATTGCAGCGCCGCTGGTGGGGAGTCTGCTGGCGGTCGGCGGTTGCCGGGGTGTGCGCGCAAATTGCTGCCAAGGTGGAACATGCGAAAGTTGAAGGTTCTGTTTCTGTGCACGGGAAATTCTTGCCGCAGCGTGATGGGTGAGACTCAGTTGCGGCACATTGCCGGCGACCGGTTTGAGGTCCATAGCGCGGGAACATCGCCCAAGGGAATCAACCCGATTGCCAGGCAAGTGCTGGAAGAGACTGGCGTCGATACTGATGGCATCCGTTCGAAGCATCTCTCCGAGTTTCTGGAGAGTGAGATCGACTATGCCATCATCGTGTGCGACGACGCAGCTGAATCTTGCCCGCGAGC
Above is a window of Anatilimnocola aggregata DNA encoding:
- a CDS encoding DUF1501 domain-containing protein, which codes for MNTQLHLQTSLKFSSRGQLQRRDFLNAIAGTSAAAAGLTWADQMTASAADLRKQGKACILLWMQGGPSQFETFSPKPKHANGGETKAISTSVPGIEIAAGLPKTSQVMNDLCVIRSMNSREGAHPRATYLMHTGYLPTASVKYPTLGSIISHEIGDHVAELPSFVRIGGGRFGDSAGLLGVDYDPFVMQSAGRLPDNTALPTSSVRYQRRLNLLGKLEQDFATKGGQQEVADHQKVYDRAAKMILSPQMKAFDLDKESSATRKLYGESEFGKGCLLARRLVQAGVTFIEVSLGNWDTHFDNFEKTTSLCNQLDQPFAALIQDLKQQGMLDNTLVLWMGEFGRTPRINPRSGRDHFPKAFNMALAGGGVQGGQVIGRTNDSGDSVTDRPVNVNDMLRTVCTGLGVNPDKENMSNIGRPIKIVDGGKHVPGIFA
- a CDS encoding MIP/aquaporin family protein; protein product: MTSVSIWRLCLAEAIGTFVLVFAGTGAIVVNDVSAGSITHVGIALTFGLVVMAMIYALGDISGCHINPAATLAFWAARRFPGKLVAPFMASQIVGALLASLLLRTLFEHPTLGATLPAGSAWQSFVLEVVITTVLMFVALSVSTGAKEKGIMAGAAIGAVVALGAMVAGPICGASMNPARSLAPAIVSGNLADLWIYIAAPLVGSLLAVGGCRGVRANCCQGGTCES
- a CDS encoding arsenate reductase ArsC; this translates as MRKLKVLFLCTGNSCRSVMGETQLRHIAGDRFEVHSAGTSPKGINPIARQVLEETGVDTDGIRSKHLSEFLESEIDYAIIVCDDAAESCPRAWPGLRNKLLWPFEDPPAFPGTEAEKLNKFREVRDAIRQRLTSWVAELEASGAFEQK